From Leptotrichia wadei, one genomic window encodes:
- the tnpA gene encoding IS200/IS605 family transposase yields the protein MSYNSNYHSVFDINYHMIFCIKCRREVINDEISNRLKEIFEKICPKYNIVLKEWEHDVDHIHMLINAMPNTELSKFVNTYKSASSRLIKKDFPEIRGRLWKEYFWSRSYLVVSVGGAPLEIIKKYIQNQKEV from the coding sequence ATGTCATATAATAGTAATTATCATTCAGTATTTGATATAAATTATCATATGATTTTTTGTATAAAATGTCGAAGAGAAGTCATTAATGATGAAATTTCTAATAGATTGAAAGAGATTTTTGAAAAAATATGTCCGAAGTATAACATTGTTCTTAAAGAATGGGAACATGATGTTGATCATATTCATATGTTGATTAATGCTATGCCTAATACTGAACTTTCTAAGTTTGTAAATACTTACAAAAGTGCTTCCAGCAGGTTGATAAAAAAAGACTTTCCTGAAATAAGGGGAAGATTGTGGAAAGAATATTTTTGGAGTAGAAGTTACTTAGTTGTAAGTGTCGGAGGTGCACCGTTAGAGATAATTAAAAAATATATTCAAAATCAAAAGGAGGTGTAA
- the pflB gene encoding formate C-acetyltransferase — translation MDAWRGFKEGNWKDNIDVTEFIRLNYTEYLGDDSFLEGPTEATTKLWKELSEKFKVEREKGIYDAETKIPSQIDAYGAGYIDKDLEKIVGLQTDAPLKRAIFPNGGLRMVKNSLEAFGYKLDPETEEIFTKYRKTHNDGVFSAYTEQIRKARHTGIITGLPDAYGRGRIIGDYRRVALYGVDRLIADREEQYKNLDPAEMTEDVIRLREEVFEQVKALKALKRMAAAYGFDISGPATNGREAVQWLYFAYLAATKDQNGAAMSIGRTSTFLDIFLERDLQEGTLTEKEAQEIMDHFVMKLRIIRFLRTPEYDALFSGDPVWVTESIGGMGLDGRSMVTKNSFRILHTLYNMGTSPEPNLTVLWSEKLPENWKKFCAKVSIDTSSVQYENDDIMRPQFGNDYGIACCVSPMTIGHQMQFFGARVNLPKALLYAINGGKDEKSKIQVTPVGQFEPIKGEYLEFDEVWEKLDKVLDWLASTYVKALNIIHYMHDKYSYEALEMSLHDINIRRTEAFGIAGLSIIADSLAAIKYGKVKVVRDEEGDAVDYINEKDYVPFGNNDDATDQFAVDITRRFMNKLRTHKMYRDAIPTQSVLTITSNVVYGKKTGNTPDGRRAGAPFGPGANPMHGRDTRGAVASLASVAKIPFEDANDGISYTFAITPETLGKNADEKQTNLVGLMDGYFNQTGHHLNVNVFGRDLLEDAMEHPENYPQLTIRVSGYAVNFVKLTREQQLDVINRTISNKM, via the coding sequence ATGGACGCATGGAGAGGATTTAAAGAAGGAAATTGGAAAGACAATATTGATGTTACAGAATTTATCAGATTAAATTATACAGAATATTTAGGTGATGACAGCTTTTTGGAAGGACCGACTGAAGCAACTACTAAATTGTGGAAAGAGCTTTCTGAAAAATTTAAAGTAGAAAGAGAAAAAGGTATTTATGACGCTGAAACTAAAATACCTTCTCAAATAGATGCTTATGGAGCTGGATATATTGATAAAGATTTGGAAAAAATTGTAGGACTTCAAACTGATGCTCCACTAAAAAGAGCAATCTTCCCAAATGGTGGATTAAGAATGGTAAAAAACAGCTTGGAAGCTTTTGGTTATAAATTAGATCCAGAAACTGAAGAAATTTTTACTAAATACAGAAAAACTCACAATGACGGAGTTTTCTCAGCTTATACTGAACAAATAAGAAAAGCAAGACATACAGGAATTATTACAGGACTTCCAGATGCTTATGGTCGTGGAAGAATTATCGGAGATTACAGAAGAGTTGCTCTTTACGGAGTTGACAGATTGATAGCTGACAGAGAAGAACAATACAAAAATTTGGATCCAGCTGAAATGACTGAAGATGTAATTAGACTTAGAGAAGAAGTTTTTGAACAAGTTAAAGCATTAAAAGCATTAAAGAGAATGGCAGCAGCTTACGGATTTGATATTTCAGGACCAGCTACTAATGGTAGAGAAGCAGTACAATGGCTATATTTTGCATACTTGGCAGCAACTAAAGATCAAAATGGAGCTGCAATGAGTATTGGTAGAACTTCTACATTCCTAGATATTTTCTTGGAAAGAGATTTGCAGGAAGGAACTTTGACTGAAAAAGAAGCTCAAGAAATAATGGATCACTTCGTTATGAAATTAAGAATAATTAGATTCTTAAGAACACCTGAATATGATGCATTGTTCTCAGGAGATCCAGTTTGGGTAACTGAATCAATTGGAGGAATGGGATTAGACGGAAGATCAATGGTTACAAAAAATTCATTCAGAATATTACATACATTGTACAACATGGGAACTTCGCCTGAACCAAACTTAACAGTTTTATGGAGTGAAAAATTACCTGAAAACTGGAAAAAATTCTGTGCTAAAGTGTCAATTGATACTTCATCAGTACAATATGAAAATGACGACATTATGAGACCACAATTTGGGAATGACTATGGAATCGCATGTTGCGTATCTCCAATGACAATTGGACATCAAATGCAATTCTTTGGAGCAAGAGTAAACTTGCCAAAAGCATTGTTATATGCAATTAACGGTGGTAAAGATGAAAAATCTAAGATTCAAGTTACACCAGTTGGACAATTTGAACCAATCAAAGGTGAATACTTGGAATTTGATGAAGTTTGGGAAAAATTAGACAAAGTATTAGACTGGTTAGCTTCAACTTATGTTAAAGCACTAAATATCATTCACTACATGCACGATAAATATTCTTATGAAGCATTGGAAATGTCATTACACGACATCAACATCAGAAGAACAGAAGCATTTGGAATTGCTGGACTTTCAATTATTGCGGATTCACTTGCAGCTATTAAATATGGTAAAGTAAAAGTTGTAAGAGATGAAGAAGGAGATGCAGTTGACTACATCAATGAAAAAGATTATGTTCCATTCGGAAATAATGATGATGCAACTGACCAATTTGCAGTAGATATTACAAGAAGATTTATGAATAAATTGAGAACTCACAAGATGTATAGAGATGCAATCCCTACACAATCAGTATTAACTATTACTTCAAACGTTGTATATGGTAAGAAAACAGGAAATACACCTGATGGAAGAAGAGCTGGAGCACCATTTGGTCCAGGAGCAAACCCTATGCACGGAAGAGATACAAGAGGAGCTGTTGCTTCACTTGCTTCAGTAGCTAAAATCCCATTTGAAGATGCAAACGATGGAATTTCTTATACATTCGCAATTACACCAGAAACATTAGGTAAAAATGCAGATGAAAAACAAACTAACCTAGTTGGATTAATGGATGGATACTTCAACCAAACAGGACACCACTTAAATGTAAATGTATTCGGAAGAGATTTACTAGAAGATGCAATGGAACATCCTGAAAATTATCCACAATTAACAATCAGAGTTTCTGGATATGCAGTAAACTTCGTTAAATTGACTAGAGAACAACAATTAGATGTAATTAACAGAACAATTTCAAACAAAATGTAA
- a CDS encoding type 1 glutamine amidotransferase: MKIHFILHETFEVPGAYLAWAALSGHDVTMTKVYQDEKLPENVDSLDFLIVMGGPQSPIGDNSEFPYFDPKAEIDLIKKAIKADKYIVGACLGAQLLGEAYGGTTEKSPSCEIGNFPIELTEDGLEDKNIKHFGKQAITGHWHSDMPGLPDTAKVLAKSKGCPRQIIKYSEKHYGFQCHPEFTKKVAELLIDSDKDLEKKSQTLSFVQSPQTIRNNDYNEMNNLLYEFLDNFTNK; this comes from the coding sequence ATGAAAATACACTTTATATTACACGAAACATTTGAAGTTCCAGGAGCTTATCTTGCCTGGGCAGCGCTTTCTGGACACGATGTCACAATGACAAAAGTCTATCAAGATGAAAAATTACCTGAGAATGTGGATTCACTTGATTTTTTAATAGTAATGGGAGGTCCTCAAAGTCCAATTGGAGATAATAGCGAGTTTCCTTATTTTGACCCAAAGGCTGAAATTGATTTGATTAAGAAAGCTATAAAAGCTGATAAATACATAGTTGGAGCATGTCTTGGAGCTCAGCTTCTAGGAGAAGCCTACGGTGGAACTACAGAAAAAAGTCCTTCTTGCGAAATTGGAAATTTTCCGATTGAATTAACTGAAGATGGACTAGAAGATAAAAATATTAAGCATTTTGGAAAACAAGCGATAACAGGACATTGGCACAGCGATATGCCAGGACTTCCTGATACAGCAAAAGTTTTAGCAAAAAGTAAAGGATGTCCACGACAAATTATAAAATATAGCGAAAAGCACTACGGCTTTCAATGCCATCCTGAATTTACAAAAAAAGTGGCAGAATTATTAATTGATTCAGATAAAGATCTTGAAAAGAAAAGCCAAACTTTATCATTTGTCCAATCACCTCAAACAATCCGTAATAACGATTATAATGAGATGAATAATCTTCTTTATGAATTTTTGGATAATTTTACAAATAAATAA
- the tuf gene encoding elongation factor Tu, with protein MAKAKFERSKPHVNIGTIGHVDHGKTTTTAAISKVLAEKGLAEKVDFENIDQAPEERERGITINTAHIEYETEKRHYAHVDCPGHADYVKNMITGAAQMDGAILVVSAADGPMPQTREHILLARQVGVPYIVVYLNKVDMVDDEELLELVEMEVRELLNEYGFPGDDVPVIKGSSLGALNGEQKWIDAIVELMDAVDEYIPTPERPIDQPFLMPIEDVFTITGRGTVVTGRVERGVVKVGEEVEIVGIKPTSKTTVTGVEMFRKLLDSGQAGDNIGALLRGTKKEEVERGQVLAKPGTITPHTGFKSEVYVLTKDEGGRHTPFFTGYKPQFYFRTTDITGEVNLPEGVEMVMPGDNIEMTVELIHPIAMEEGLRFAIREGGRTVASGVVATITK; from the coding sequence ATGGCAAAAGCTAAATTCGAGAGAAGTAAACCACACGTAAACATAGGAACAATCGGTCACGTTGACCACGGTAAAACAACAACAACAGCAGCAATTTCAAAAGTATTAGCTGAAAAAGGGTTAGCTGAAAAAGTTGATTTTGAAAACATTGACCAAGCTCCTGAAGAAAGAGAAAGAGGAATTACAATTAACACAGCTCACATTGAGTATGAAACAGAAAAAAGACACTACGCTCACGTAGACTGTCCAGGACATGCTGACTATGTAAAAAATATGATTACAGGAGCAGCTCAAATGGATGGAGCTATCTTAGTAGTATCAGCAGCAGATGGTCCAATGCCTCAAACAAGAGAACACATCTTGCTAGCAAGACAAGTAGGAGTACCTTACATCGTAGTATACTTGAATAAAGTAGATATGGTAGACGACGAAGAATTATTAGAATTAGTAGAAATGGAAGTAAGAGAATTATTAAACGAATACGGATTCCCAGGAGATGACGTACCAGTAATCAAAGGATCTTCATTAGGAGCATTAAATGGAGAACAAAAATGGATAGATGCAATTGTAGAATTGATGGATGCAGTAGATGAATATATTCCAACACCAGAAAGACCAATTGACCAACCATTCCTTATGCCAATTGAAGATGTATTCACGATTACAGGAAGAGGAACAGTAGTAACAGGAAGAGTAGAAAGAGGAGTAGTAAAAGTTGGAGAAGAAGTAGAAATCGTAGGAATTAAACCAACTTCAAAAACAACAGTAACAGGAGTAGAAATGTTCAGAAAATTATTAGATTCAGGACAAGCTGGAGATAATATAGGAGCATTATTAAGAGGAACTAAGAAAGAAGAAGTGGAAAGAGGACAAGTGTTGGCAAAACCAGGAACAATCACTCCACATACAGGATTTAAATCAGAAGTATATGTATTGACAAAAGATGAAGGAGGAAGACATACTCCATTCTTTACAGGATACAAACCACAATTCTATTTCAGAACAACTGATATTACAGGAGAAGTAAACTTGCCAGAAGGTGTAGAAATGGTAATGCCTGGAGATAACATAGAAATGACAGTAGAATTGATTCACCCAATTGCAATGGAAGAAGGATTAAGATTTGCGATTAGAGAAGGTGGAAGAACAGTAGCTTCAGGAGTAGTTGCAACTATTACTAAATAG
- a CDS encoding 2'-5' RNA ligase family protein, with protein MDNNATRNVENISKGLKEAGIESLYSKGYAVHLTLYLTEYKPEALKTIKNTVNKIANQTKPFDIEFYRLRKTGGNWFMLDAQNNEAIQQLADEITVSLNKYRAKDAQVPDWAKSIPEKVKSFNLYGSPNVFTSFDPHITLLTPEDSAKIDAFTSKYDFNPFKSKVIGIGIAQVDDLGQAKNIIYSVKFKK; from the coding sequence ATGGATAATAATGCAACCAGAAATGTGGAAAATATCTCAAAGGGACTTAAAGAGGCAGGAATTGAAAGCCTTTATTCAAAAGGATATGCAGTCCATCTGACACTTTATCTTACAGAATACAAACCTGAAGCATTAAAAACAATAAAGAATACTGTCAATAAAATCGCAAATCAGACAAAGCCTTTTGATATAGAATTTTACAGATTAAGAAAAACTGGCGGAAACTGGTTTATGCTTGATGCTCAAAACAATGAAGCTATACAGCAGCTTGCAGATGAAATAACAGTCAGCTTGAACAAGTATCGTGCAAAGGACGCACAAGTTCCCGACTGGGCAAAATCTATTCCTGAAAAAGTAAAATCTTTCAATTTGTACGGCTCTCCAAACGTATTTACAAGTTTTGATCCGCACATAACTTTACTTACTCCAGAAGATTCAGCTAAAATAGACGCATTTACTTCAAAATACGACTTCAATCCTTTTAAATCTAAAGTCATTGGTATTGGAATTGCTCAAGTAGATGATTTGGGACAAGCTAAAAATATAATTTATTCAGTAAAATTTAAAAAATAG
- the pflA gene encoding pyruvate formate-lyase-activating protein has translation MEVKGYIHSFESFGTKDGPGIRFVLFLQGCPLRCLYCHNVDTWEIKDKKMVMTAQEVMKEILKVKGFIKTGGVTVSGGEPLMQPEFLMELFKLCRENKIHTALDTSGYIFNEKAKKVLELVDMVLLDIKHINPEKYKILTSVELDNTLKFAKYLDEINKPVWLRYVLVPGYSDDEKDLHDWAKFTSQLKNVERVDILPFHQMGQYKWEKVGKEYKLKDTPTPTRELVEKTEEIFKSYGLKLLGK, from the coding sequence ATGGAAGTAAAAGGATACATACATTCATTTGAATCTTTTGGGACAAAAGATGGACCAGGAATTAGATTTGTGCTGTTTTTACAGGGATGTCCTCTTAGATGTTTATATTGTCATAATGTAGATACTTGGGAAATTAAGGATAAAAAAATGGTAATGACAGCACAGGAAGTTATGAAGGAAATTTTAAAAGTGAAGGGATTTATAAAAACTGGCGGAGTTACTGTGTCTGGTGGAGAACCTTTGATGCAGCCTGAATTTCTGATGGAATTGTTTAAACTTTGCCGTGAAAATAAGATTCATACGGCACTTGATACATCTGGATATATTTTTAATGAAAAGGCGAAAAAAGTGTTGGAGCTTGTGGATATGGTGCTTCTCGATATTAAGCACATAAATCCTGAAAAATATAAAATATTGACTTCGGTTGAACTTGACAATACGTTAAAATTTGCAAAATATTTAGATGAAATCAATAAACCTGTTTGGTTAAGATATGTGTTAGTTCCAGGATATTCTGATGATGAAAAAGATTTACACGACTGGGCTAAGTTTACTTCACAGTTGAAAAATGTGGAAAGAGTAGACATTTTGCCATTTCACCAAATGGGGCAGTATAAATGGGAAAAGGTTGGAAAAGAATATAAATTAAAAGATACACCGACACCAACGAGAGAATTAGTTGAAAAAACTGAAGAAATTTTTAAGTCTTATGGGTTAAAATTGCTAGGCAAATAA
- a CDS encoding thioredoxin family protein, whose translation MKRLGNYEEILNKIKEEKYFLLYVSMNNCSICHADMPKVEKIANEKNFPSYHIEAPEIPEAVGQLSLFSVPVVILFYEGREIHRQAKIIDFDELNYRIEQISENK comes from the coding sequence ATGAAAAGACTTGGAAACTATGAGGAAATACTGAATAAAATAAAAGAGGAAAAGTATTTCTTATTATATGTTTCAATGAATAACTGCAGTATCTGTCATGCTGATATGCCAAAAGTTGAAAAAATTGCAAATGAAAAAAATTTTCCATCCTATCATATTGAAGCCCCTGAAATTCCTGAAGCTGTTGGGCAATTAAGTCTATTTTCAGTCCCAGTAGTTATTCTATTTTATGAAGGCAGAGAGATACACAGACAAGCTAAAATTATTGATTTTGACGAATTAAATTATAGAATTGAACAAATAAGTGAAAATAAATAA
- a CDS encoding RNA-guided endonuclease TnpB family protein: protein MKYNLAFKYRIYPNKEQELLINKTFGCVRFVYNTILYAANKFYEETGKNKIITPASLKSENQFLKEVDSLALSNAQLNVKRSFTNFFQKRAKFPRFKSKKNNVKSYTTNCVNNSIRIEENKYLILPKLKKVKLKYHREIPKDYRIKSVTLTNSNGNYYVSVLTEFEKEIQKIPSSDKVIGLDFSMSELFVSSENQRADYPRYFRMLEKKLKKLQKSLSRKVKFSKNWYKQKAKISKLHEYIKNCRRDFLHKLSKKLSEEYNAVVVENLNMKGMSQALNFGKSVGDNGWVMFLRMLKYKLMFLGKQFLKIDKWFPSSKTCNKCGNVKEKLKLSERSYKCECCGIEIDRDYNAALNIKNIGKEMLKY, encoded by the coding sequence ATGAAATATAATTTAGCATTCAAATACAGAATTTATCCAAATAAGGAGCAGGAATTATTGATAAATAAGACTTTTGGATGTGTTCGTTTTGTTTACAATACGATTTTATATGCTGCAAATAAATTTTATGAAGAAACTGGAAAAAATAAAATAATTACACCTGCCAGTTTGAAGAGTGAAAATCAATTTTTGAAAGAAGTGGACAGTCTTGCACTTTCAAATGCTCAATTAAATGTAAAACGATCATTTACGAATTTCTTTCAAAAGAGAGCAAAATTTCCAAGATTCAAATCTAAAAAGAATAATGTTAAAAGTTACACGACAAATTGTGTGAATAATTCGATACGAATTGAGGAAAACAAATATTTGATTTTGCCGAAATTGAAAAAAGTAAAATTGAAATATCATAGAGAAATACCAAAGGATTATAGAATAAAGTCGGTAACATTGACAAACAGTAATGGAAATTACTATGTTTCTGTTTTGACGGAATTTGAAAAAGAAATTCAAAAAATACCAAGTAGCGATAAAGTAATTGGACTTGATTTTTCAATGTCTGAATTATTTGTCAGTTCTGAAAACCAAAGAGCTGATTATCCAAGATATTTTAGGATGTTGGAGAAAAAATTGAAAAAATTACAAAAATCATTATCAAGAAAAGTTAAATTTTCTAAAAATTGGTATAAGCAAAAAGCGAAAATATCAAAATTGCATGAGTATATTAAAAATTGTCGAAGAGATTTTTTGCATAAATTATCGAAAAAATTGTCTGAAGAATACAATGCTGTGGTTGTTGAGAATTTGAATATGAAAGGGATGAGTCAGGCATTAAATTTTGGGAAAAGTGTAGGAGACAATGGATGGGTAATGTTTTTGAGGATGCTTAAGTATAAACTGATGTTTTTAGGAAAGCAATTTTTGAAGATAGATAAGTGGTTTCCATCGTCGAAAACTTGTAATAAATGTGGAAACGTTAAAGAAAAATTGAAATTATCAGAAAGAAGTTATAAATGTGAGTGCTGTGGAATTGAGATTGATAGAGATTACAATGCGGCACTGAATATAAAAAACATTGGAAAAGAAATGTTGAAATATTAG